A portion of the Burkholderia pseudomultivorans genome contains these proteins:
- a CDS encoding SGNH/GDSL hydrolase family protein, producing MGYPFATAALGPLLFAQGRYVRRVTPRLPEAAGPRSGEAGDGPPLRVLVLGDSAAAGVGVATQSDALAGQLARALAATHRVSWKLLARTGLTTQDLVDWLAAEPAEPFDVAVTSLGVNDVTGGVSPARWLAAQAALVGLLAARFQVGHAVLSAVPPMERFPALPQPLAWYLGLRAKRLNAALAGWVATQPHCTFLRVTLPLERHLMAADGFHPAAAACAAWAGQVAAALRQRAAA from the coding sequence ATGGGATACCCGTTCGCTACTGCCGCCCTCGGCCCGCTGCTGTTCGCGCAGGGGCGCTACGTGCGTCGCGTCACGCCGCGGCTGCCCGAGGCGGCCGGCCCGCGCAGCGGGGAAGCCGGCGACGGCCCGCCGCTGCGCGTGCTGGTGCTCGGCGATTCGGCGGCCGCGGGCGTCGGCGTCGCGACGCAGTCCGACGCGCTGGCCGGGCAACTGGCGCGCGCGCTGGCGGCCACCCATCGCGTCAGCTGGAAACTGCTCGCGCGCACCGGCCTGACGACGCAGGATCTCGTCGACTGGCTCGCCGCCGAGCCGGCCGAGCCGTTCGACGTGGCGGTCACGTCGCTCGGCGTCAACGACGTGACGGGCGGCGTGTCGCCGGCCCGCTGGCTGGCGGCGCAGGCCGCGCTCGTCGGCCTGCTCGCCGCGCGCTTCCAGGTCGGGCACGCGGTGCTGTCGGCGGTGCCGCCGATGGAGCGCTTTCCGGCGCTGCCGCAGCCGCTCGCGTGGTATCTCGGCCTGCGCGCGAAGCGCCTCAACGCGGCCCTCGCGGGTTGGGTCGCGACGCAGCCGCACTGCACGTTCCTGCGGGTCACGCTGCCGCTCGAGCGCCACTTGATGGCCGCGGACGGCTTCCATCCCGCCGCGGCGGCATGCGCGGCCTGGGCCGGGCAGGTCGCGGCCGCGTTGCGGCAGCGGGCCGCCGCATGA
- a CDS encoding UvrD-helicase domain-containing protein: MSAGLNPAQNEAVRYLDGPCLVLAGAGSGKTRVITQKIAHLIEAKGFEPRHIAAVTFTNKAAAEMRERVSKLLEGKTLTTPGKEGRKVPVNQLTVCTFHSLGVQILRQEAEHVGLKPQFSIMDSDDCFGMIQEQIGTTDKGLIRKIQNIISLWKNGLVTPEEAMTIAANEDEHQAALVYRNYVATLHAYQAVDFDDLIRLPTELFAKNEQVRDRWQNKLRYLLIDEYQDTNACQYELLKLLAGPRAAFTAVGDDDQAIYGWRGATLENLAQLGKDFPKLHVIKLEQNYRSTVRILTAANNVIANNPKLFEKKLWSEHGMGDSITVTPCNDEEHEAESVVFRLSAHKFERRAQFRDYAILYRGNFQARIFEQVLRRERIPYVLSGGQSFFDKAEIKDLCAYLRLIANADDDPAFIRAVTTPRRGIGNTTLEALGSFAGQAKVSLFEAVYMGGIEARLSARQIEPLRMFCDFIQRLTDRADKEPATVVLDDMMEAIHYEAYLYDAFDERQAQSKWQNVLEFLEWLKRKGTKPEAAEAVDGEAEGFHNADGLGDTGKNLLGLIQTVALMSMLEGKDEDPDAVRLSTVHASKGLEYPHVFLVGVEEGIMPHRGGSEDDGPIDSERIEEERRLMYVAITRAQRSLHLNWCKKRKRARETVVCEPSRFIPEMGLDDAPPPTPEEAPMSPKDRLASLKALLQK, encoded by the coding sequence ATGTCCGCAGGCCTCAATCCCGCTCAGAACGAAGCGGTGCGCTACCTCGACGGTCCCTGCCTCGTGCTCGCCGGCGCGGGCAGCGGCAAGACCCGAGTGATCACGCAGAAGATCGCGCACCTGATCGAAGCGAAAGGCTTCGAGCCCCGCCATATCGCCGCCGTCACGTTCACGAACAAGGCGGCCGCCGAGATGCGCGAGCGCGTGTCGAAGCTGCTCGAGGGCAAGACGCTCACCACGCCCGGCAAGGAAGGCCGCAAGGTGCCCGTCAACCAGCTCACCGTCTGCACGTTCCACTCGCTCGGCGTGCAGATCCTGCGCCAGGAAGCCGAGCACGTCGGCCTGAAGCCGCAGTTCTCGATCATGGATTCGGACGACTGCTTCGGGATGATCCAGGAGCAGATCGGCACCACCGACAAGGGGCTGATCCGCAAGATCCAGAACATCATCTCGCTGTGGAAGAACGGCCTCGTCACGCCCGAGGAGGCGATGACGATCGCCGCGAACGAGGACGAGCACCAGGCCGCGCTCGTGTACCGCAACTACGTCGCGACGCTGCACGCGTACCAGGCCGTCGACTTCGACGACCTGATCCGCCTGCCGACCGAGCTGTTCGCGAAGAACGAGCAGGTGCGCGACCGCTGGCAGAACAAGCTGCGCTACCTGCTGATCGACGAGTATCAGGACACCAACGCGTGCCAGTACGAACTGCTGAAGCTGCTCGCGGGCCCGCGCGCGGCGTTCACGGCGGTCGGCGACGACGATCAGGCGATCTACGGCTGGCGCGGCGCGACGCTGGAAAACCTCGCGCAGCTCGGCAAGGATTTCCCGAAGCTGCACGTGATCAAGCTCGAGCAGAACTACCGCTCGACGGTGCGGATCCTGACCGCGGCGAACAACGTGATCGCGAACAACCCGAAGCTGTTCGAGAAGAAGCTGTGGTCCGAGCACGGGATGGGCGATTCGATCACCGTCACGCCCTGCAACGACGAGGAGCACGAGGCCGAATCGGTCGTGTTCCGCCTGTCCGCGCACAAGTTCGAGCGGCGCGCGCAGTTCCGCGACTACGCGATCCTGTATCGCGGCAACTTCCAGGCGCGGATCTTCGAGCAGGTGCTGCGGCGCGAGCGGATCCCGTACGTGCTGTCGGGCGGCCAGTCGTTCTTCGACAAGGCCGAGATCAAGGATCTGTGCGCGTACCTGCGGCTGATCGCGAACGCCGACGACGATCCCGCGTTCATCCGCGCGGTCACGACGCCGCGCCGCGGGATCGGCAACACGACGCTCGAGGCGCTCGGCTCGTTCGCGGGGCAGGCGAAGGTGTCGCTGTTCGAGGCCGTGTACATGGGCGGCATCGAGGCGCGGCTGTCCGCGCGCCAGATCGAGCCGCTGCGGATGTTCTGCGACTTCATCCAGCGCCTGACCGATCGCGCCGACAAGGAGCCCGCGACCGTCGTGCTCGACGACATGATGGAGGCGATCCACTACGAGGCCTACCTGTACGACGCGTTCGACGAGCGCCAGGCGCAGTCGAAATGGCAGAACGTGCTCGAATTCCTCGAATGGCTGAAGCGCAAGGGCACCAAGCCCGAGGCGGCCGAGGCCGTCGACGGCGAGGCCGAGGGCTTCCACAACGCGGACGGGCTCGGCGATACGGGCAAGAACCTGCTTGGCCTGATCCAGACCGTCGCGCTGATGTCGATGCTCGAAGGCAAGGACGAGGATCCGGACGCGGTGCGGCTGTCGACCGTCCATGCGTCGAAGGGGCTCGAGTATCCGCACGTGTTCCTGGTCGGCGTCGAGGAGGGCATCATGCCGCACCGCGGCGGCAGCGAAGACGACGGCCCGATCGACAGCGAGCGGATCGAGGAGGAGCGCCGGCTGATGTACGTCGCGATCACGCGCGCGCAGCGCAGCCTGCATCTGAACTGGTGCAAGAAGCGCAAGCGGGCGCGCGAGACGGTCGTGTGCGAGCCGTCGCGGTTCATCCCCGAGATGGGCCTCGACGATGCGCCGCCGCCCACGCCGGAAGAGGCGCCGATGTCGCCGAAGGACCGGCTCGCGAGCCTGAAGGCGTTGCTGCAGAAGTGA
- a CDS encoding c-type cytochrome has translation MSEAPHESPVKTPRQLIAVIIASFAIPIALIVLFATYANHAFRSGAGTDALSDEQVARRIAPIAQVDVKDANAPRTYKTGEQVYKAVCVTCHGTGAAGAPKFGNKDDWAPRISQGFDTLLKTALAGKGAMPPRGGTSPDDVSDYEIARAIVYMANNDGANFPEPAAPAANAPQAASGAAGASGAADAASAQIAAAQAAIAAIPKAGEQPAAAPTSADAASAGKALYTQVCQACHAAGVLGAPKFGSKEDWAPRLKDSMDTVYNYALHGKGAMPPKGGSNASDADVKAAVDYMVNAAK, from the coding sequence ATGAGCGAAGCACCCCACGAATCTCCCGTCAAAACCCCCAGGCAGCTGATTGCCGTCATCATCGCGTCGTTCGCGATTCCGATCGCCCTCATCGTCCTGTTCGCCACCTACGCGAACCACGCGTTCCGTTCGGGCGCCGGCACGGACGCACTGTCCGACGAGCAGGTCGCCAGACGCATCGCGCCGATCGCGCAGGTCGACGTGAAGGACGCCAACGCGCCCCGCACCTACAAGACGGGCGAGCAGGTGTACAAGGCCGTCTGCGTGACGTGCCACGGCACGGGCGCCGCAGGCGCGCCGAAGTTCGGCAACAAGGACGACTGGGCGCCGCGCATCTCGCAAGGCTTCGACACACTGCTGAAGACGGCCCTCGCCGGCAAGGGCGCGATGCCGCCGCGCGGCGGCACGAGCCCCGACGACGTCAGCGACTACGAGATCGCCCGCGCGATCGTCTACATGGCGAACAACGACGGCGCGAACTTCCCCGAGCCGGCGGCACCGGCCGCCAACGCGCCGCAGGCCGCAAGCGGCGCGGCAGGCGCCTCGGGCGCGGCCGATGCCGCAAGCGCGCAGATCGCCGCCGCGCAGGCCGCGATCGCCGCGATCCCGAAGGCCGGCGAGCAGCCCGCGGCCGCGCCGACGAGCGCCGACGCCGCATCGGCCGGCAAGGCGCTCTACACGCAGGTCTGCCAGGCCTGCCACGCCGCCGGCGTGCTCGGCGCACCGAAGTTCGGCAGCAAGGAAGACTGGGCGCCGCGCCTGAAGGACTCGATGGACACGGTCTACAACTACGCGCTGCACGGCAAGGGCGCGATGCCGCCGAAGGGCGGGTCGAACGCGTCGGACGCCGACGTGAAGGCCGCCGTCGACTACATGGTCAACGCGGCGAAGTAA
- a CDS encoding helix-turn-helix domain-containing protein translates to MSTPTPIQYINGPDGEPAFVVIPYADYIAQRDNARKVIPPEVVTRSVFDGSTPVRAWREYLGLTRAEVAQRLGISRAVYTKREKRHKLRKSMRKKIAAALDIAPGQLMF, encoded by the coding sequence ATGAGCACACCTACCCCGATTCAGTACATCAACGGGCCGGACGGCGAGCCGGCTTTCGTCGTGATTCCGTACGCCGACTACATCGCGCAGCGGGACAACGCGCGCAAGGTAATTCCGCCCGAAGTCGTCACTCGCTCCGTGTTCGACGGCAGTACGCCGGTGCGCGCGTGGCGCGAGTATCTCGGCCTGACGCGCGCTGAAGTCGCGCAGCGGCTCGGCATCAGCCGGGCGGTCTACACGAAGCGGGAGAAGCGTCACAAACTGCGCAAGTCGATGCGCAAGAAGATCGCGGCCGCGCTCGATATCGCGCCGGGGCAGTTGATGTTCTGA
- a CDS encoding TIGR04222 domain-containing membrane protein, translating into MSADSQQALLARLNAYSPDDPHALLPYSRRLAEAEGWSHDHALAVIDEYKRFAFLAQTAGHPVTPSIAVDAAWHLHLQYTLEYWDVFCADVLRARLHHMPGTGAPDEALVYEQRYRDTLDSYRRLFGCEPPESIWPRPASPAHSRADAGSSRADGGPTAREPGEGDAAAPAMRHSWRNRLPKLAWPAAAASVAATCASARDLNVLDYTGPQFLAFYIPTCVVALLLIVGLQQIEYRCRRRRVFTREAMPDLSAEQVAYIAGEQTRVVQVMTLSLIQAGAIDLRTAGRLGARVKLIDPARAGDYADECEWLAAQPGGEASFGAFRQLLAPRAAKYADAVRRRDWLWAPGEMRTARLAARAIVLAVLGTGIAKLAVGLSRGRPVLLLGISMAAFAIAYGIIAERLTGFGRGGLSVGGQATLDAHRNDRHDERSTPDDLLWATALFGAGALAGTAWAMHASALMEPPPLMAAAMRTGGSTGSSSGSDSSSDIGSSCSSSSSCSSSSCGSSCGGCSSSS; encoded by the coding sequence ATGTCGGCCGACTCGCAGCAGGCGCTGCTCGCGCGCTTGAACGCCTATTCCCCCGACGATCCGCATGCGCTGCTGCCGTATAGCCGGCGTCTCGCCGAGGCCGAAGGCTGGTCGCACGACCACGCGCTGGCCGTGATCGACGAATACAAGCGTTTCGCGTTCCTTGCGCAGACGGCCGGGCATCCGGTCACGCCGTCGATCGCCGTCGATGCCGCATGGCATCTCCATCTGCAATACACGCTCGAATACTGGGACGTGTTCTGTGCCGACGTGTTGCGGGCGCGGCTGCATCACATGCCGGGCACCGGCGCGCCGGACGAGGCGCTCGTGTACGAGCAGCGCTATCGCGACACGCTCGACAGCTATCGCCGGCTGTTCGGCTGCGAGCCGCCCGAATCGATCTGGCCGCGTCCCGCGAGTCCCGCGCATTCGCGTGCCGACGCCGGATCGTCGCGCGCGGACGGCGGTCCGACCGCACGCGAGCCGGGCGAGGGCGACGCGGCAGCGCCCGCGATGCGCCACAGCTGGCGCAACCGTCTGCCGAAGCTGGCGTGGCCGGCGGCTGCCGCAAGCGTCGCCGCGACCTGCGCGTCCGCGCGGGATCTCAATGTGCTGGACTACACGGGGCCGCAGTTCCTCGCGTTCTATATCCCGACCTGCGTCGTCGCGCTGCTGCTGATCGTCGGCCTGCAGCAGATCGAATACCGCTGCCGGCGCAGGCGCGTATTCACGCGCGAAGCGATGCCGGACCTGAGCGCCGAGCAGGTCGCGTATATCGCGGGCGAACAGACGCGGGTCGTGCAGGTGATGACGCTGTCGCTGATCCAGGCGGGCGCGATCGACCTGCGGACGGCCGGACGGCTGGGCGCGCGCGTGAAGCTCATCGATCCGGCACGCGCCGGCGACTACGCGGACGAATGCGAATGGCTGGCCGCGCAACCGGGCGGCGAGGCGAGCTTCGGCGCGTTCCGCCAGCTTCTTGCGCCTCGCGCGGCCAAATACGCGGATGCCGTGCGCCGGCGCGACTGGCTTTGGGCGCCGGGCGAGATGCGCACGGCGCGGCTGGCGGCGCGCGCGATCGTGCTGGCCGTGCTGGGTACGGGCATCGCGAAGCTCGCGGTCGGGCTCAGTCGCGGGCGGCCGGTGCTGCTGCTCGGCATCAGCATGGCCGCGTTCGCGATCGCCTACGGCATCATCGCGGAGCGTCTGACGGGCTTCGGGCGCGGCGGCCTGTCGGTCGGCGGGCAGGCGACGCTCGACGCGCACCGCAACGATCGCCATGACGAACGCAGCACGCCGGACGATTTGCTGTGGGCCACCGCGCTGTTCGGTGCGGGCGCGCTGGCCGGCACCGCGTGGGCGATGCATGCGAGCGCGTTGATGGAGCCGCCGCCGCTGATGGCGGCCGCGATGCGTACGGGCGGATCGACCGGCTCGTCGTCAGGCAGCGACTCGAGCAGCGATATCGGGTCGAGCTGCTCGTCGTCGAGTTCGTGCAGTTCCAGTTCGTGCGGGTCGAGTTGCGGCGGGTGTTCGTCGAGTAGTTGA
- a CDS encoding ISL3 family transposase → MLDRKALQALGCWTGYRLERVEWPQGEKRTLSLHLKPVSKVMYCEQCGARCNQIHETIVRRVRDLPLFEYRVVLHVPRRRVWCERCGGPRLEKLAWLGRYQRVTERFAKACEKLLQAASVQAVATFYDLGWHTVKSIDKMRLQARVAEPDWSTIRYLAMDEFALHKGHRYATVVVDPIGRQVLWIGSGRSRETARAFFEQLPEGVAERIEAVAIDMTTAYELEIKAQCPQAEVVYDLFHVVAKYGREVIDRVRVDQANQLRHDRPARKVLKSSRWLLLRNRHNLKPEQSVHLKELLAANQPLLCVYVLRDELKRLWFYRKPAWAEKAWEHWIEQARQSGIAALQLFAQRLQGYWHGILARCRHPLNTSVVEGINNTIKVIKRRAYGYRDEEYFFLKIRAAFPGNPR, encoded by the coding sequence TTGCTCGATCGAAAGGCACTTCAGGCACTGGGCTGCTGGACCGGCTATCGGTTGGAGCGTGTGGAATGGCCGCAAGGAGAAAAGCGCACGCTATCGCTGCATTTGAAGCCGGTCAGCAAGGTGATGTACTGCGAGCAATGCGGTGCGCGGTGCAATCAAATCCACGAGACGATAGTTCGCCGCGTGCGCGATCTGCCGCTGTTCGAGTACCGAGTAGTGCTGCACGTCCCCCGCCGCCGGGTCTGGTGCGAACGCTGCGGCGGTCCACGGCTGGAGAAACTGGCGTGGCTGGGCCGTTACCAGCGAGTGACGGAGCGATTTGCCAAGGCCTGCGAGAAACTGCTGCAAGCAGCCAGCGTGCAGGCAGTGGCGACCTTCTACGATCTGGGCTGGCACACGGTCAAATCGATCGACAAGATGCGCTTGCAAGCGCGTGTGGCTGAGCCGGACTGGTCGACGATCCGTTATCTTGCGATGGACGAGTTTGCACTCCATAAAGGCCATCGATATGCCACGGTGGTGGTCGATCCGATCGGCCGGCAGGTGCTTTGGATTGGATCGGGACGCTCACGCGAGACGGCCCGCGCCTTCTTCGAGCAGCTTCCTGAGGGTGTCGCCGAGCGCATCGAAGCAGTCGCGATCGACATGACCACGGCCTACGAGCTGGAAATCAAGGCGCAGTGTCCGCAGGCCGAGGTGGTCTACGACCTGTTCCACGTCGTGGCCAAGTACGGGCGCGAAGTGATCGATCGGGTGCGAGTGGATCAGGCCAATCAGTTACGCCATGACCGGCCGGCCCGCAAGGTATTGAAATCCAGTCGCTGGCTGCTGCTGCGCAACCGCCACAACCTGAAGCCCGAGCAGTCCGTGCATCTGAAGGAACTGCTGGCTGCCAATCAGCCGTTGCTGTGCGTCTACGTGCTACGCGACGAACTCAAACGGCTCTGGTTCTACCGAAAGCCTGCCTGGGCGGAAAAGGCCTGGGAACACTGGATCGAACAAGCCCGGCAAAGCGGGATTGCCGCGCTACAACTGTTCGCGCAGCGCCTGCAGGGGTACTGGCACGGAATCCTCGCCCGCTGCCGCCATCCGCTCAATACCAGCGTCGTCGAAGGCATCAACAACACCATCAAGGTCATCAAGCGTCGGGCCTACGGGTACCGCGACGAGGAATACTTCTTCCTCAAAATCCGCGCCGCGTTCCCCGGTAATCCTCGATGA
- a CDS encoding flagellar protein FliT, which yields MDQHQLIGRLNALTDDIEHAASMADWAEAARLSEVRSPLVMALTANQPPEGLAAIRRIQASNERIFAEAHLAQRELADEYHAAMGRVQAVGEYHDMARL from the coding sequence ATGGACCAGCATCAACTGATCGGGCGGCTGAACGCGCTCACCGACGACATCGAGCATGCCGCATCGATGGCCGACTGGGCGGAAGCCGCGCGTCTCTCGGAAGTCCGCTCGCCGCTCGTGATGGCGCTGACGGCAAACCAGCCACCGGAAGGTCTCGCCGCGATTCGCCGCATCCAGGCCAGCAACGAGCGGATCTTCGCCGAAGCGCATCTCGCGCAGCGCGAGCTCGCCGACGAATATCACGCGGCGATGGGCCGTGTGCAGGCGGTCGGCGAATACCACGACATGGCGCGCCTGTAA
- the fliD gene encoding flagellar filament capping protein FliD, whose amino-acid sequence MSTVNTNTTSASANSALQQAAQSIISGSTGNSTMDVNSLVTALVNAKTAGQTSALTARQTSDNTQISAYGTLSSALSALQAGLTTLTNGTLQSTFTATASGNGLTATAGQGAVAGTYNVNVSRIASAQALSSAGFTDPTKGLGSGTLALSLGSQSFSVNIDSSNNTVAGIAAAINGASGNPGITATVVTGTDGAHLVLSSSTTGAANTISVEVSNLSGDAGLSNLGVKSVPGQNGGPSTYTSANSNAAWSQSTPGQDAAFTINNISATSSTNTVTSAIAGVTLNLTSAAVGDAQAQTLTIAPDTKSQATAINNFVSLYNTLVTTMGTLTQFTAGATTQGPLLGDSTLNTVKNTLASLVTTGVKSGNSTLTLSSIGITLQADGTLQTDSTKLNAALQSNPASVAALFNSTNGVGAKMSTAITNFTKTGGLIDLRTTALNADLKSIAQQQSNLSDYATQLTNQYQAQFTALNTLMATMNNNSQYLTQLFGGQNSAGALSNNK is encoded by the coding sequence ATGTCCACCGTCAACACCAACACGACCAGCGCCAGCGCGAACAGCGCGCTTCAGCAGGCCGCGCAGTCGATCATCAGCGGCTCGACCGGCAATTCGACGATGGACGTCAACTCCCTCGTGACGGCGCTCGTGAACGCGAAAACCGCCGGCCAGACCTCCGCCCTCACCGCGCGGCAGACCAGCGACAACACCCAGATTTCCGCGTACGGCACGCTGTCGTCCGCACTAAGCGCGCTGCAGGCCGGCCTGACGACGCTCACCAACGGCACGCTGCAAAGCACCTTCACCGCGACGGCCAGCGGCAACGGCCTCACCGCGACGGCCGGCCAGGGCGCGGTCGCCGGCACCTACAACGTGAACGTGAGCCGGATCGCGTCCGCGCAGGCGCTGTCGTCGGCCGGCTTTACCGACCCGACCAAGGGCCTCGGCAGCGGCACGCTCGCACTGTCGCTCGGCAGCCAGTCGTTCTCCGTCAACATCGACAGCTCGAACAACACGGTGGCCGGCATCGCGGCCGCGATCAACGGCGCGTCGGGCAACCCCGGCATCACCGCAACGGTCGTCACCGGCACCGACGGCGCCCACCTCGTGCTGAGCTCGTCGACGACCGGCGCGGCAAACACGATCAGCGTCGAAGTCAGCAACCTGAGCGGCGACGCCGGGCTGTCGAATCTCGGCGTCAAGTCGGTGCCCGGCCAGAACGGCGGCCCGTCGACCTACACGTCCGCAAACAGCAACGCCGCGTGGTCGCAGAGCACGCCCGGCCAGGACGCCGCGTTCACGATCAACAACATCAGCGCGACGAGTTCGACCAACACGGTGACGTCGGCGATCGCCGGCGTCACGCTGAACCTGACGTCCGCCGCGGTCGGCGACGCACAGGCGCAAACGCTGACGATCGCGCCCGACACGAAGTCGCAGGCAACGGCGATCAACAACTTCGTGAGCCTCTACAACACGCTCGTCACGACGATGGGCACGCTCACCCAGTTCACGGCCGGCGCGACGACGCAAGGCCCGCTGCTCGGCGACTCGACGCTGAACACGGTCAAGAACACGCTTGCGTCGCTCGTCACGACCGGCGTGAAGAGCGGCAACTCGACGCTTACGCTTTCGTCGATCGGCATCACGCTGCAGGCCGACGGCACGCTGCAAACCGACAGCACCAAGCTGAACGCCGCGCTGCAGAGCAACCCGGCGAGCGTCGCGGCGCTGTTCAATTCGACCAACGGCGTCGGCGCGAAGATGTCGACGGCGATCACCAATTTCACGAAGACGGGCGGCCTGATCGACCTGCGGACGACCGCGCTCAATGCCGACCTGAAGAGCATCGCGCAGCAGCAGTCGAACCTGTCGGATTACGCGACCCAGCTGACGAACCAGTACCAGGCGCAATTCACCGCGCTCAATACGCTGATGGCGACGATGAACAACAATTCGCAGTACCTGACGCAGTTGTTCGGCGGCCAGAACAGCGCCGGCGCGCTGTCGAACAACAAGTAA
- a CDS encoding flagellin, with protein sequence MLGINSNINSLVAQQNLNGSQNALSQAITRLSSGKRINSAADDAAGLAISTRMQTQINGLNQGVSNANDGVSMIQTATSGLSQITSSLQRIRQLAVQASSGSLSTSDQQALQQEVTQQIAEVNRIASQTNYNGKNVLDGSAGNISFQVGANVGQTINLNLTQSLSAASLGTGLPTKGSTLGQLTGLSLDSSGAATTGSATPAVTTINILADGKGGFQFTDQNNQALSSTAVTNLFGSTTAGSGTALALTAAAGGALGTITSVPAAASAATTSSVNAINTANAGNGSTVAGRATAGTVLGTVTGLSLDSNGGYIAPNESGATITSISVLSDGAGGFTFKDQNGNALSNTGNVITNVFSINAATTTAGASLTLNGTIGTATTNATTQGLASQSSINSANLANVPPRVADIDISTTAGANQAMESIDNALATVNNIQASLGAAQNRFTAISTTQQAQATNLSQAQSQIQDANFAQETANLSKAQVLQQAGISVLAQANSLPQQVLKLLQ encoded by the coding sequence ATGCTCGGAATTAATAGCAACATCAACTCGCTGGTCGCTCAGCAAAACCTCAATGGCTCGCAGAACGCCCTGTCGCAGGCAATCACCCGCCTGTCGTCGGGCAAGCGCATCAACAGCGCGGCTGACGATGCAGCAGGCCTGGCGATCTCGACCCGCATGCAGACGCAGATCAACGGCCTGAACCAGGGCGTGTCGAACGCGAACGACGGCGTGTCGATGATCCAGACCGCAACGAGCGGCCTGTCGCAGATCACGTCGAGCCTGCAGCGTATCCGCCAGCTCGCGGTGCAGGCTTCGAGCGGCTCGCTGTCCACCAGCGACCAGCAAGCGCTGCAACAGGAAGTCACGCAGCAGATCGCCGAAGTGAACCGTATCGCGTCGCAGACAAACTACAACGGCAAGAACGTGCTCGACGGTTCGGCTGGCAACATCAGCTTCCAGGTCGGTGCGAACGTCGGCCAGACGATCAACCTGAACCTGACGCAGAGCCTGTCGGCAGCCAGCCTTGGAACGGGCCTGCCCACCAAGGGCTCGACGCTGGGCCAGCTGACCGGGCTGAGCCTCGACAGCAGCGGTGCAGCAACGACTGGGTCTGCAACGCCGGCCGTCACGACCATCAATATCCTTGCCGACGGCAAGGGTGGCTTCCAGTTCACCGACCAGAACAATCAGGCACTGAGCTCGACCGCTGTTACGAACCTGTTCGGCAGCACGACGGCCGGTTCGGGTACGGCGCTGGCACTCACGGCAGCAGCGGGTGGCGCACTGGGTACGATCACTAGCGTTCCGGCGGCAGCGTCCGCCGCAACGACAAGCTCGGTCAACGCGATCAACACCGCCAACGCTGGAAACGGCTCGACCGTAGCCGGCCGCGCGACTGCCGGCACCGTGCTTGGCACTGTGACCGGTCTCAGCCTGGATTCGAACGGCGGCTACATTGCGCCGAACGAATCGGGTGCGACTATCACGTCGATCTCCGTGCTGTCGGACGGCGCTGGCGGCTTCACGTTCAAGGACCAGAACGGCAACGCACTGTCGAACACCGGCAACGTCATCACCAACGTGTTCAGCATCAACGCTGCGACGACAACGGCCGGCGCGTCACTTACGCTGAATGGCACCATCGGCACCGCTACCACGAACGCAACGACCCAAGGCCTCGCTTCGCAGAGCTCAATCAACTCGGCCAACCTGGCCAACGTGCCGCCGCGCGTCGCCGACATCGACATCAGCACGACGGCCGGCGCTAACCAGGCGATGGAATCGATCGACAACGCACTGGCCACGGTGAACAACATCCAGGCGTCCCTCGGCGCCGCGCAAAACCGCTTCACCGCGATCAGCACCACGCAGCAAGCCCAGGCCACCAACCTGTCGCAAGCCCAGTCGCAAATCCAGGACGCGAACTTCGCGCAGGAAACCGCGAACCTGAGCAAAGCACAGGTGCTGCAGCAAGCCGGCATCTCGGTGCTCGCGCAAGCGAACTCGCTGCCGCAGCAGGTCCTGAAGCTCCTGCAGTAA
- the rpsU gene encoding 30S ribosomal protein S21, producing MTTILLKENEPFEVAIRRFRRAIEKNGLIAELRERQSYEKPTAVRKRKKAAAVKRLHKRLRSQMLPKKLH from the coding sequence ATGACGACGATTCTTCTGAAGGAAAACGAGCCGTTCGAAGTGGCGATTCGCCGCTTTCGTCGCGCTATCGAAAAAAATGGCCTGATCGCTGAACTGCGTGAGCGCCAGTCTTACGAAAAGCCGACCGCAGTCCGCAAGCGCAAGAAGGCAGCAGCCGTCAAGCGCCTGCACAAGCGCCTGCGCAGCCAGATGCTGCCGAAGAAGCTCCACTAA